One Phaeodactylum tricornutum CCAP 1055/1 chromosome 28, whole genome shotgun sequence DNA window includes the following coding sequences:
- a CDS encoding predicted protein yields ILFLLFKGGVGKSTVAVNLAYELARMGGRVGLLDIDIYGPSLPLLIHPKDVTVRRSPKGTGMVYPIEHKGVKALSLGFVAKDSGVPGSGPNKNGAAIMRGPLAGKVVSQLLKGTDWGDLDVLVLDMPPGTGDVQIGVLQDLQLSGAVAVTTPSKLALSDTQKGIEMFTSMGVPTLSVVENMS; encoded by the exons atactttttcttttgttcaaGGGGGGCGTGGGAAAGTCAACTGTAGCAGTCAATTTAGCATACGAACTCGCCCGGATGGGTGGACGCGTCGGTCTTTTGGACATTGACATATATGGACCCTCTTTGCCTTTACTGATACACCCTAAGGATGTTACTGTGCGGCGATCCCCAAAAGGTACCGGGATGGTATATCCCATTGAACACAAGGGGGTGAAAGCCTTGTCACTTGGCTTTGTGGCCAAAGACTCCGGCGTTCCCGGAAGCGGTCCGAACAAAAATGGAGCCGCCATCATGAGAGGACCGCTCGCGGGCAAAGTAGTTTCCCAATT ATTGAAAGGAACTGACTGGGGAGATTTGGACGTCTTGGTCCTCGATATGCCTCCGGGAACCGGCGACGTTCAAATCGGGGTTCTTCAGGATCTGCAACTAAGTGGCGCTGTGGCGGTCACCACCCCATCGAAGCTTGCCTTGTCGGACACTCAAAAAGGAATCGAAATGTTTACCTCCATGGGTGTACCCACCCTTTCGGTCGTTGAAAATATGT
- a CDS encoding predicted protein — MAKSVDSVRLNLQSVRTGRASAQILDRVKVDYYGVETPLNQMATISVPSAQQLSIDPYDKTSLNNIETAIVESDLGLTTNNDGSIIRINIPSMTEDRRKEMLKLCKSIGEEGKVAVRNIRRDGLDTIKKMEKSSDIGEDEMKDGQDTMQKLTDKNVKEIDEVVGAKEKEVMKV, encoded by the exons ATGGCGAAATCGGTCGATTCGGTCCGCTTGAACCTACAATCGGTCCGTACGGGTCGAGCCTCGGCCCAAATTTTGGATCGCGTCAAGGTGGATTACTACGGCGTCGAAACGCCGCTTAACCAAATGGCCACGATCAGTGTTCCATCTGCCCAGCAACTGTCCATTGATCCTTACGATAAAACTTCTTTGAACAATATTGAGACTGCTATTGTGGAATCAGACTTGGGATTGACTACAAACAACGATGGATCCATCATCCGCATCAACATTCCTTCCATGACAGAAGATCGGCGTAAGGAGATGCTAAAGCTCTGCAAGTCCATTGGGGAAGAAGGAAAGGTTGCGGTTCGGAATATTCGACGGGATGGTCTAGACACCATCAAAAAAATGGAGAAAAGCAGTGATATTG GCGAGGACGAAATGAAGGATGGTCAAGACACCATGCAAAAGCTCACCGATAAGAATGTCAAAGAAATTGATGAAGTTGTCGGTGCTAAAGAGAAGGAAGTCATGAAGGTTTAG